The genomic segment GTGGTTTTTCCGGCGCCTGAAGGTGCAACGACCAGCATCAGACGGTGATAGAGCTTGTCGAGCTGTTTTACCTTTCGCATGATCTTATCAGCAAGGGGTTCCGTTATCACTCTTCTCCCTTACCTTTGGTGCGTCTTGCCCCGCCCGACTTTACCCACTCATCCACCTCGTCTTTTTTAAATTTCCAAAGTCGCCCCATCCTGTGAGCAGGCATATTATGTCTGTCGATCCATCTGTAAACGGTGTCGTTACTTACGCCAAGGTATTTGGCTATCTCCTCAACCGACAACCATCGGTCTTCCATTTCAACCATCTCTCAGACTCCTAACGGCATTTGTAATTTCGATTAGATAGATTCGCCAAAGGCGGAAAGGGGGGGCATATACACCTCTCCCATTATAAAGTCGAAGCCATAATATCCTGCTTTATTCCGATTGTAAACCGATTATTTACGTATTAGTATGCTTTAGGCCGTAAAAAAGGTGCTTTGAAACGAGACATTCATTCTTACTTATTTTTTGGACTTACCGGCCATAGTTGACATATCCTCAATCGGATGAGGCGAGCGAGCCTGCAATTGAAACAATTTATCAGTGGCCTGAATTTTTTGAGATACCTTCATACCTTATCACCAAACGATAGTTGTGGCGATAACTGTAATCTAATGCAACTGATTTTATTCATTTGATAGCTAATTGATATTTCAGCAAACAACCTTCGGCTGTTTAGGTCTTCTTTTGAAGAGTTGAGGCTATAATTTCAAATTTTTTGATTCGCTCGCCCCATTAAATACCGCTTTACGTCCCTCCTTCGGAGGATTTAACCGGGCAAGCAAACCCCGCTGGCCAGCCTTCGGCAGGTCGGGGAATACAGCTTGCCCCATAAAACGCAGAGCCTATTTCACTGGGACTCTCTGTTTCAGTTCAACTTTTTTTTCATTCTTCAAGCCAATTTTCAACCGTCAAGCTACTTATCCTTGAAAAATGGCGCGTATTGGCCGTAACCATAACACATTGATTGGTTATAGCCGTGGCGGCGATGAATACATCTTCAATACCAATGCTCTGCCCCGTCTTTTGCATTTCAGCCAGAATGTCCCCTGCTATCAGCGCTTCTTTTTCGCCAAAAGGAACAATTTTGACTCTGGAAATGATTTCGCTGCTTATCTTTGGCCAAAAAACTGAAAAATCCTCTCGAAGTGCGCTTCCAAAGCGTAACTCCATAACACAGATGGCCGAAGTAAACAGTGTTTGAGATGGTTTTGATCGCAGTTGAATCAAAAGGTAGGGGTTAGGATGCTTTTTAAGCAGTTCACTTAGAATGTTGGTATCTAAAAGGTACATTATTCGGCGGTGGTTTCTTTCAAAATTCTCGGCACGTGCTTTGATCGTTCTTGAACAATACGATCTATAGCGTCAAAAAACGGGTCATCATTTTCCAGCCAGCCATGAGCATCAATCAAATGATCATCGCTTGCCTCTACGGGGATTAACCGGGCCATTGGCTTGCCTCTTTTTGTAATGAGGATGTGTTGTTTTTTATAAGCCACTTGGCCTAATAGGTCGGAAAAATGCTTTTTGGCATCTGCAACGCTTATGATTTTTTCTGTCATGGTTACGCTCCTATAACAACTTTGTGGTCATGATGACCTAATTTTCAAAAAATGTCAACTATAAGCTAATTTGAATATCACGCCTTATGATTCCTCAGCCATCAGGGCCTTTAATTCGGCGCCGTCGATTTTTTCTTTTTCCAGAAGCACCAGCGCCGCTTTTTCGAGGAACTGTTTTTTGCCGCGCAGCATCTCCAGAGCCCGGGCGTACTGGGTGCTGATGATTTCGCGAACCTCTTCATCAATCAGCTCGGCCGTGGCCTCGCTGTATTCAGCGGTGCTGTCAAACCCCATATCCAGAAATTGGGCGGTTTTTTTGCGGGCAAAATAGACCTGGCCGACCTTGCCGCTCATGCCGTATTCCTTGACCATGCTGCGCGCGATGTCGGTGGCCCGGGACAAATCATTATGTGCACCGGTAGAAATGTCATCAAACATGATTTCCTCGGCCGCACGCCCCCCTAAAAACGTGGCGATACGGCCGAGCAATTCGTTTTTGGTCATCAAAAACCGGTCTTCGGTCGGCACCTGGAGCGTGTAGCCCAGGGCGGCAATCCCGCGGGGAATGATGGATATTTTCCGCACGGGATCCGCATCCGGCACCGAAAGCGCCACCACCGCATGGCCCAACTCATGATAGGCAACGATTTTTCTTTCCTTGGGATTGATCAGCCGGTTCTTTTTCTCAAGACCCGCTATTACCCGTTCAATCGCTTCTTCAAATTCGGACATGCTTACTTTTTGCTTGTTTTTGCGCACCGCCAAAAGGGCGGCCTCGTTCACCAGGTTGGCCAGGTCCGCGCCGACCATTCCCGGTGTCATGGCAGCGATTTTTTCAACATCCAGGGTTTTGACAACCTTGATGTTCTTCAAATGAACCTTCAGAATTTGTTCGCGCCCGATTTTGTCGGGGCGGTCCACCAGGATCTGGCGATCGAATCGACCGGGTCTTAAAAGGGCCGGATCGAGTATTTCGGGCCGGTTGGTGGCAGCCAGCAGAATAACCCCGGCGGTGGAGTCAAACCCGTCCATTTCCACCAGAAGCTGATTTAAGGTTTGTTCGCGTTCATCGTGCCCGCCGACGGCGCCGATCCCCCTGGCCTTGCCCAGAGCATCGAGTTCATCGATAAAAATGATACAGGGCGCCTTTTGTTTGGCCTGGACAAAAAGGTCCCGGATACGGGCGGCCCCCAGACCGACGAACATTTCAACGAATTCGGAACCGCTCAGGCTGAAAAAGGGCACGCCGCTTTCCCCGGCCACGGCTTTGGCCAGCAGGGTTTTGCCGGTGCCCGGCGGGCCTACCAGCAGCACGCCTTTGGGCAGCTTGCCGCCCAGTTCGGTAAATTTCTGCGGTACTTTGAGAAATTCCACCACCTCCACCAGTTCCTGCCTGGCCTCATCCACCCCGGCAACATCTTCAAAGGAAACATTGAGGTCGCTTTCCATGTAAATTTTGGCCTTGTTCTTGCCCAGGGTCATAAATCCCTGCTGCTGTCCCATCATGCGCCGCATCAAAAAGAACCAGATACCGAAAAAGAGCAAGGTCGGCACCACCCAGGAAAACAGCCGCGGCAGAAAATCGGATTCGATTTCGCCTTTGAAGTTCACATTGTACTGCTCCAAAAGCTTGGATGTCTCCGGGTCAACCCGGATTGTACGAAACTGCTTTTCCTTGCCGGCAGCTTCCTCGTCCGCTTTCATCTTCCCCTGAATCTGGTTGGCGGTGATGGCCACCTCGGTAACTTTGTTTTCCTTCAAGAGCCTTAAAAATTGGCTGTAAGGAATCACTTCAACCGCAAAAAAAGAGCCGATATATTGCTGGGCGATCAACACGATCCATATGCCCAGCAGAAGATACCATATGGAAAACTTATGGTGTTTCTCCATAATCCCTCCTTTTACAAAATCGCTTGGCGATTTTATGCAACGTCCCACTTAGAGCGGGACTCTAAAAACGAAAATTCCTATACAATAATCAAAAATATTTCTAACATACACCTTCCGGCATGTCAAAACCGTCGATAATGATAAATCCGGGAGGTTATGACTTGACAACCGCATGAGTTTATTTTGTACAATCAATTTTGATGAGTTCGGAAAAAGTCAAAAAGCGTGTCACTCCCGCGAAAGCGGAAGTCCGTATCAGCTTGAAATAACTGGATTCCTGCTTTCGCAGGAATGACGTTTAAGCGCTATATTGGACTTTTTACGAAACCATCAATTTAAAAAATCGGAACATAACCGTCTTCCTGCGTATGAGCGCCGGAAGGAAAGCCAATAACTCGCACAGTGAAAAAACATATCAAGTTAATTTGCATCGCCATTACTTTATTCTTGGCCCTGATGGTTTTTCTGATGGTCGCGGGAACTTTTTATCTTAAAACCGAACATGCCCGGCGCCTGGTTCAGGATACGATCAATCAAGCGATTACCGGCTCGATTTCACTGGGAAAAATGGAATTTTTCTTACTGCGCGGTGGTTTCGAATTTAAAAACGTGTTGCTCAAAAGCCCGTCAGGCAATGATCTGGCCGGTTGCGACCGATTTTTTGTGAATCTTTCCTGGTTTGCGCTTTTTAACGGCAACATCCTGATATCGGAATCGATTCTGGAACGGCCCTGGACCCAAATGCGGATAGATCGCCAGGGAAACATCGATATGGTTCAGGCTTTTCTGGCACCCGCAGCGCCAAAAGAACCGCCTGAAAAAAACATCCATGAAAAAAAGAAAAGCTACATCCCTTTCAGTATTGTGGTCAAGTCTTTCAAGGTTGTCAGAGGTTCGGTCGATTGCGAGATAACGGCTCAAAACCTGAAAATCGCACTGCAGGACATCGGCCTTAGCGCCGATGCCAACCTTTTGGAAAAATCGGGAAATCTGATCCTTCAAATCGCCAAAGCAACCTTAAAAAGTCCGGATTTCGAAACCCAAATCGATCCTTTGCACCTGGCGGCAACCCTGAAGGCGGATCGCATCGACCCTTTGACATGCCGGCTGGACACTAAAGCCATGGGATTAAACGTCTCCGGCAAAATCAGCAATGTGTTCAGCCAACCCTTGTTGGACCTTGCCGTTGACGTTGATGTCTCTTTAGCCGAAGCCCGTAAAATTCTGAAGCTGGAACCGGTCTTAAGCGGGCATATAACCGGGCACATGAACCTTAGCGGCCGGCCGGAAAACCCGGACGTCAAGCTGCACATCGATTACGGCGGCGGCCGGTTTGCCGGAACCCGGATCGATCGAGCGGATGCGGATCTTTATCTGCGGGACCGGCGGCTGCACATTGACCATCTGCGGGCAAACATTGCTTCCGGAGAACTGAATCTTAACGGAGATATCGACCTGCAACGCGCCTTTGCCAAAGGATTTTTAGCACCGCCAAGAAACTTGGACGACGTGGCCTTCCGGCTGGGCCTGACGCAAACAGGCTTAAGGCTTGAGGAACTTTTCGGGAATTTTAAAACACTGACGG from the Candidatus Desulfatibia profunda genome contains:
- a CDS encoding helix-turn-helix domain-containing protein; protein product: MVEMEDRWLSVEEIAKYLGVSNDTVYRWIDRHNMPAHRMGRLWKFKKDEVDEWVKSGGARRTKGKGEE
- a CDS encoding BREX-3 system P-loop-containing protein BrxF gives rise to the protein MITEPLADKIMRKVKQLDKLYHRLMLVVAPSGAGKTT
- a CDS encoding AsmA family protein, with the protein product MKKHIKLICIAITLFLALMVFLMVAGTFYLKTEHARRLVQDTINQAITGSISLGKMEFFLLRGGFEFKNVLLKSPSGNDLAGCDRFFVNLSWFALFNGNILISESILERPWTQMRIDRQGNIDMVQAFLAPAAPKEPPEKNIHEKKKSYIPFSIVVKSFKVVRGSVDCEITAQNLKIALQDIGLSADANLLEKSGNLILQIAKATLKSPDFETQIDPLHLAATLKADRIDPLTCRLDTKAMGLNVSGKISNVFSQPLLDLAVDVDVSLAEARKILKLEPVLSGHITGHMNLSGRPENPDVKLHIDYGGGRFAGTRIDRADADLYLRDRRLHIDHLRANIASGELNLNGDIDLQRAFAKGFLAPPRNLDDVAFRLGLTQTGLRLEELFGNFKTLTGTVNAVLNLEGRGISLPTLTARADLNIQAEKLSVGSAVQPASLRLQAQAHLEKGLAELKAFSAIAGDIHLEGQGRYDIFSDKIAASLNLEAPDLAPGLSSLGIRNARGKLKLNAKIAGPLKQPAGSILLNGSRIAFQDIFLGNVALKADLDTSGRLNVSEFSLENQGSEIRGAGTVQLFAGAGTDQRRRPANFTAAFHRLEVRNFLSPEFAAGILDGKLRIGGSLDALEASLALQGKHLSIKNIRLGNLAADLRLAGEKIRIDTLKIELAPGETVTGSGWISRQKSFEFELASP
- a CDS encoding type II toxin-antitoxin system Phd/YefM family antitoxin — protein: MTEKIISVADAKKHFSDLLGQVAYKKQHILITKRGKPMARLIPVEASDDHLIDAHGWLENDDPFFDAIDRIVQERSKHVPRILKETTAE
- a CDS encoding PIN domain-containing protein; protein product: MYLLDTNILSELLKKHPNPYLLIQLRSKPSQTLFTSAICVMELRFGSALREDFSVFWPKISSEIISRVKIVPFGEKEALIAGDILAEMQKTGQSIGIEDVFIAATAITNQCVMVTANTRHFSRISSLTVENWLEE
- a CDS encoding ATP-dependent metallopeptidase FtsH/Yme1/Tma family protein; protein product: MEKHHKFSIWYLLLGIWIVLIAQQYIGSFFAVEVIPYSQFLRLLKENKVTEVAITANQIQGKMKADEEAAGKEKQFRTIRVDPETSKLLEQYNVNFKGEIESDFLPRLFSWVVPTLLFFGIWFFLMRRMMGQQQGFMTLGKNKAKIYMESDLNVSFEDVAGVDEARQELVEVVEFLKVPQKFTELGGKLPKGVLLVGPPGTGKTLLAKAVAGESGVPFFSLSGSEFVEMFVGLGAARIRDLFVQAKQKAPCIIFIDELDALGKARGIGAVGGHDEREQTLNQLLVEMDGFDSTAGVILLAATNRPEILDPALLRPGRFDRQILVDRPDKIGREQILKVHLKNIKVVKTLDVEKIAAMTPGMVGADLANLVNEAALLAVRKNKQKVSMSEFEEAIERVIAGLEKKNRLINPKERKIVAYHELGHAVVALSVPDADPVRKISIIPRGIAALGYTLQVPTEDRFLMTKNELLGRIATFLGGRAAEEIMFDDISTGAHNDLSRATDIARSMVKEYGMSGKVGQVYFARKKTAQFLDMGFDSTAEYSEATAELIDEEVREIISTQYARALEMLRGKKQFLEKAALVLLEKEKIDGAELKALMAEES